A part of Anabas testudineus chromosome 7, fAnaTes1.2, whole genome shotgun sequence genomic DNA contains:
- the taf11 gene encoding transcription initiation factor TFIID subunit 11: MADPARIKADDTPERTTATEEHPKSEETEDAPVAARAADDNKESSSQDHPKQEVKSQTAAGEDEEEGTSGQPSAKRLKVEPEKKKEKRHKVDEDEIQKMQVLVSSFSEEQLNRYEMYRRSAFPKASIKRLIQSITGSSVSQNVVIAMSGIAKVFAGEIVEEALDVCEKWGDTPPLQPKHMREAVRRLKSRDQIPNTKYKNILFH, from the exons ATGGCCGACCCTGCCCGGATTAAAGCTGACGATACACCCGAGAGGACAACTGCTACAGAGGAGCATCCTAAATCAGAGGAAACCGAAGATGCGCCTGTCGCAGCAAGAGCTGCAGACGACAACAAAGAGTCGTCCTCGCAAGATCATCCCAAACAGGAGGTTAAATCA caaacagcagctggagaagatgaagaagaaggaaCATCTGGCCAACCTTCTGCCAAAAGACTGAAAGTGGaaccagagaagaaaaaggagaagcgCCATAAGGTCGATGAGGATGAAATACAGAAGATGCA GGTTTTGGTGTCATCATTTTCCGAAGAGCAGCTAAATCGCTATGAGATGTACAGACGTTCTGCTTTTCCTAAAGCTTCTATTAAGAGG CTGATTCAGTCCATAACAGGATCATCAGTGTCCCAGAATGTGGTGATTGCGATGTCTGGTATTGCCAAGGTTTTTGCTGGGGAAATTGTTGAGGAAG CATTGGACGTTTGTGAGAAGTGGGGAGATACACCACCTCTTCAACCCAAACACATGAGGGAAGCAGTGAGGAGGCTGAAGAGTAGAGATCAGATTCCCAACACCAAGTACAAAAACATTCTCTTTCACTGA